The Silene latifolia isolate original U9 population chromosome Y, ASM4854445v1, whole genome shotgun sequence sequence ACTgtaagaagatctcaacttcaggacaaactcatccggaggaaagcaaagcTATGGCCACACCAATAGAAAAAGTTCTTACCACAAAGGAAGCAACCCCAGATGAGCACCTTATTCTAGGCCTGACCGGTCTAAAGTCAATATGGCACAGGAAtgcaaaggtaacctttctagcctaccaactattcctgaatataacttctctataaatgCTGCAGggttaatcaaacgcctggagaACATGGGAGACAcagtcagatggcccaagaaatcagaCAATCCAAGGAAGGACCCTTCAAGATAGTGTGACTTCCACCAGGACATTAGAcataccacagaagaatgcattcagctcaggaaacaagtggcgttcctcctaaagaaaggctacctgAAAGATCTGATCCAGCAACTCAGAGGCAAAGATGAAGGATCAGGAAAAAGAGATCCAGGGAACAACAGGGATCCTCCTCCACCTCCCCCTATCTacgaagtcaaattcataaatggaggctCAGAAATCTGTGACTTGACCAGTTCAGCCGCCAAGAAAGTTGCTAGGGAGTCAAAACTTCAATCTCTTTTTAGATCTAAATCATTACCCGctgttacttttgatgactcggacttgCAGGGAGTTCCAGATCTGCACCATGACAGCCTAGTGATTACTATGCAAATTGGTACAGCTAAGGTGTCAAGGATTCTaatagacggaggcagctcaatTAACTTAGTGATGCtagacgtccttaaagctatgaaaaTAGATGAAGAAAAAATCACCAAGAAGTCCAATGTCCTGGTCgggttcagcggagaaacaaagagtTCCCTGGGAGAAATCAACTTGCCAACTTATGCAGAAGGGGTAGCCTTCTATGGAAGATGCAGAGACCTGGATTGCCTGTCCTCGTACAACGTAATCATGGGCAGACCTTGGATCCACAACGTTAAAGCCATCCCATCAACATATCATCAACGTGTAAAGATACCAactgaatgggggataaccaccatcagaggagaacagAAAGCAGCTCAGGAATGTTatactcaggctttgaaaccttcaaagtcaggtaagtctcttgcatagcaattaaagtccccTGTCAGGAGTGAATATATAGCTCAATCACAGATGGAGACAGGAGAGGTCATCCTAGACTAAGAATATcctgacaggaaagtacttgtGGGATCCGATGCACCTGACTCGGTCAGGCCC is a genomic window containing:
- the LOC141632343 gene encoding uncharacterized protein LOC141632343, with translation MSDCKKISTSGQTHPEESKAMATPIEKVLTTKEATPDEHLILGLTGLKSIWHRNAKKGYLKDLIQQLRGKDEGSGKRDPGNNRDPPPPPPIYEVKFINGGSEICDLTSSAAKKVARESKLQSLFRSKSLPAVTFDDSDLQGVPDLHHDSLVITMQIGTAKVSRILIDGGSSINLVMLDVLKAMKIDEEKITKKSNVLVGFSGETKSSLGEINLPTYAEGVAFYGRCRDLDCLSSYNVIMGRPWIHNVKAIPSTYHQRVKIPTEWGITTIRGEQKAAQECYTQALKPSKC